The following proteins come from a genomic window of Plectropomus leopardus isolate mb chromosome 11, YSFRI_Pleo_2.0, whole genome shotgun sequence:
- the zgc:77752 gene encoding protein tyrosine phosphatase domain-containing protein 1, which yields MMPTLIPVPQPSYSQARENLVKAIPPKLLCLLACGGKDCRYEGPECWKLNQQVIRGLFSSWVTDDIIAMARPSSHLIEKYNIIEQFRRLNIRSIINMQIPGEHAYCGPPLLPESGFTYSPQIFMDNDIYFYNFGMPDFGVSSLVGTIDAVKVLAFAVREGRVAVHCHAGLGRTGVLIACYLIYTLRISPSEAVHFVRIKRPRSIQTRAQISQVFDFARLIGTQLVQYPDLSLRHGAPFTLQHYLNRQAILLHGQEARTLRQTPKVVYLLCVHLSCLALGLPAPPEIQAELEKRSALRTLNRTVRETLVSKQYLPLLREGHKGSWVGSGSVSSWDEPLGFLERKREVLLDKRSYSDSDLSKIAVNGDLEWSPYCAPVLGNERQWCVHDLIRPDLRPSSPILAPLSPGHWTTKKKSTLNIPLSNMATSNNCVKRSKCTAKKMLTKYSSNMELCRNPHNPGPTAVARAIAKAMAFHGPPGEIILQRSALLQEELNSSDCGWALLVTESDPQVLSWLLWTWLDKLREPVLSAEDVDRLSSGANNRKPLSLLKKPQRHTIYCLLSCVSTVTSLCPHREDSVLQRLMQALTRRPQEEMESLATLMKVLKASLRETFHNYRYLTRACSTNATL from the exons ATGATGCCGACCTTGATACCAGTTCCACAGCCGTCTTACTCCCAGGCCAGGGAGAACCTGGTGAAGGCTATCCCACCCAAGctcctctgcctgctggccTGTGGAGGAAAAGACTGTCGCTATGAAGGACCAGAGTGTTGGAAATTAAATCAACAGGTCATCCGAGGTCTTTTCTCCTCCTG GGTAACTGATGACATTATTGCCATGGCACGACCATCCAGTCATCTAATTGAGAAGTACAACATCATAGAACAATTTCGGAG gttgaACATCCGATCGATCATCAACATGCAGATTCCTGGAGAGCACGCTTACTGTGGACCTCCTTTACTCCCTGAGAGTGGTTTCACATACTCTCCACAGATCTTCATGGACAATGACA tttacttttACAACTTTGGGATGCCAGATTTCGGTGTGTCCTCTCTCGTCGGTACAATCGATGCGGTGAAGGTTTTGGCCTTTGCAGTGAGGGAAGGACGAGTGGCGGTGCACTGCCATGCAGGCCTGGGCAGGACAG GTGTCCTGATAGCCTGTTACTTGATTTACACCCTGCGCATCAGTCCGAGTGAGGCTGTCCATTTTGTACGAATTAAACGGCCACGCTCTATTCAAACCCGGGCACAAATCAGCCAGGTGTTTGACTTTGCTCGCCTGATTGGCACACAGCTGGTCCAATACCCAGACCTCAGCCTGCGGCACGGAGCCCCCTTTACCCTGCAGCATTATCTAAACCGACAGGCAATATTGCTGCATGGCCAGGAGGCACGCACCCTCAGACAAACACCCAAG GTGGTTTATCTCCTGTGTGTGCATCTCTCCTGCTTAGCTCTTGGTCTCCCGGCTCCTCCAGAGATACAGGCTGAGCTGGAGAAGAGGTCAGCACTGAGGACCCTGAACAGGACAGTGAGGGAAACCCTGGTGTCCAAACAGTATTTGCCTTTACTGAGGGAGGGTCATAAAGGGTCATGGGTGGGTTCAGGGTCGGTGTCCTCCTGGGACGAGCCACTGGGGTtcttggagaggaagagagaggtgCTGCTGGACAAACGCAGCTACAGCGACTCTGACCTCAGCAAGATTGCAGTAAATGGG GATCTGGAGTGGAGTCCATATTGCGCCCCAGTACTTGGAAATGAGAGACAGTGGTGTGTGCATGATCTGATACGACCTGATCTGAGACCAAGCAGTCCAATCCTTGCCCCGCTGTCACCAGGCCACTGGACCACCAAAAAGAAATCTACACTCAACATCCCATTATCTAACATGGCGACAAGCAACAACTGTGTGAAGAGGTCTAAGTGCACAGCTAAAAAGATGCTTACCAAATACAGCTCCAACATGGAG CTGTGCAGAAATCCACATAATCCAGGCCCAACTGCAGTCGCCCGAGCTATTGCTAAGGCAATGGCATTCCATGGTCCTCCAGGAGAAATCATCCTGCAAAGATCAGCTCTGCTGCAA GAGGAGCTGAACAGCAGCGACTGTGGCTGGGCTCTGCTGGTCACAGAGTCGGATCCTCAGGTTCTCAGTTGGCTATTGTGGACCTGGCTGGACAAGTTAAGG GAGCCTGTTCTGAGTGCAGAAGATGTGGACAGGTTGAGTTCTGGAGCGAACAACAGGAAGCCTCTCAGTTTGCTCAAGAAG ccacagagacacaccatCTATTGTCTACTGAGCTGTGTGAGTACAGTGACCAGCCTGTGTCCACACAGAGAAGATTCAGTGCTGCAGCGACTGATGCAGGCCCTTACAAGG cgCCCGCAGGAGGAAATGGAAAGCCTTGCAACTTTGATGAAGGTCCTGAAGGCGAGTTTAAGAGAAACCTTCCACAACTACAGATACCTCACAAGGGCCTGCAGCACCAATGCTACACTTTAA
- the LOC121949934 gene encoding ADP-ribosylation factor 4-like, whose translation MGLTISSLFDRLFSKKQMRILMVGLDAAGKTTILYKLKLGEIVTTIPTIGFNVETVEYKNISFTVWDVGGQDKIRPLWRHYFQNTQGLIFVIDSNDRERVAESAEELGKMLSEDELRNAVLLVFANKQDLPNALPVSDLTEKLNLHSLHNRNWYVQQASAIHGDGLYEGLDWLSKELSKN comes from the exons ATGGGGCTCACCATCTCTTCACTCTTCGACAGGCtgttcagcaaaaaacaaatgaggatCTTGATGG TTGGACTGGATGCTGCCGGAAAAACAACCATCTTGTACAAATTGAAGCTTGGTGAAATTGTGACCACCATCCCAACCATTG GTTTCAACGTCGAGACAgtagaatataaaaatattagcTTCACTGTTTGGGACGTGGGTGGCCAGGACAAGATCAGACCCCTCTGGAGACATTACTTCCAGAACACACAG GGCCTCATCTTTGTCATTGACAGcaatgacagagaaagagtgGCAGAGTCTGCAGAGGAGCTCGGGAAAATG TTAAGTGAGGACGAGCTGAGAAACGCTGTTTTGCTGGTGTTTGCTAACAAACAGGACCTTCCCAATGCCTTACCAGTCAGTGATCTCACAGAGAAACTCAACCTACACTCCCTCCACAACAGAAAT TGGTATGTTCAGCAGGCCTCCGCCATCCATGGTGACGGGCTGTATGAAGGACTTGATTGGCTATCCAAAGAGCTGTCCAAGAACTAA
- the si:dkey-30c15.2 gene encoding uncharacterized protein si:dkey-30c15.2, producing MEINGILSADQIDFLSTEYIVLLIPSVVGSFSVLTVSILRRRHLRGQVHLLVQLALADLLAALILMSTSIMNKVNTKDSVAICQYSLPLSLTFYFISFLLVVVYAWTSKNPIQGWRAREDTEDERGQSQCTRKIVIIPVYAVVWLIPMTLYLAYVLTPFIKTTPITDRSLIIPNDTKYCTSCILFLHVWRDSCSVTEINHDIFIRFFLFLIVIPVMVSCSVIYYKVGKWYKRYEQQGLFPVEGDGRSRRRLKRMISTARNMVMVILFCWTPALVLILLSTLMIWTNIEQRSLFGLYAIQVASVSLQGFLNSMVYAWRRPNFTEAVLGENTPLVAHDRLAFFDESLRTSM from the exons ATGGAGATTAATGGTATACTGAGTGCAGATCAG ATTGATTTTCTCTCTACTGAGTACATAGTGTTGCTCATTCCCAG TGTGGTTGGGAGTTTTTCTGTCCTAACGGTTTCCATATTGAGAAGGAGACATCTACGAGGACAG GTGCACCTCCTGGTGCAGCTCGCATTGGCAGACCTCCTGGCTGCTCTGATCCTGATGTCCACCAGTATCATGAACAAAGTTAACACTAAAGACAGTGTAGCCATCTGCCAATACAGTCTGCCACTGTCACTG acattttattttatttcatttctgctggTGGTGGTCTACGCATGGACGTCAAAGAACCCAATCCAAGGGTGGAGAGcaagagaggacacagaggacgaGCGGGGACAG AGTCAGTGTACAAGGAAAATAGTCATTATACCTGTTTATGCCGTTGTGTG GTTGATCCCCATGACACTTTACTTAGCATATGTGCTCACTCCCTTCATAAAGACTACTCCAATCACAGACCGATCGTTGATAATCCCTAATGATACTAAATACTGCACCAG TTGTATTTTGTTCTTGCATGTCTGGAGGGATTCCTGCTCTGTTACC GAGATAAatcatgacattttcatcagattttttctttttctaattgtGATACCAGTGATGGTGTCTTGCTCG gtcatttactaTAAGGTTGGTAAATGGTATAAAAGATATGAGCAGCAAGGGCTTTTTCCTGTGGAGGGAGACGGACGTTCGAGACGGAGGCTCAAAAGAATGATTTCTACAGCAAGAAATATGGTGATGGTCATCTTATTCTGCTGGACACCag CTCTTGTCCTCATTCTGCTGTCTACTCTGATGATCTGGACAAACATTGAACAACGCAGCCTCTTTGGCCTTTATGCAATACAG GTTGCCAGTGTGTCCTTGCAAGGGTTCCTGAACAGTATGGTTTACGCCTGGAGACGGCCTAACTTCACAGAGGCAGTTCTTGGGGAGAATACGCCGCTGGTTGCACACGACCGCCTTGCCTTCTTTGATGAATCACTGAGGACCTCTATGTGA